The Erigeron canadensis isolate Cc75 chromosome 1, C_canadensis_v1, whole genome shotgun sequence genome segment TTCTAAGCCGACGATCGGGGTTGAATTTGCTTATCGGAATGTTAAGATCAAAGACAAGATCGCTAAAGCTCAAATATGGGACACTGCTGGACAAGAGAGGTACATATATATCTtccttttcttgtttttcttgtctATGATGCAATTTAATTAAACATCACTATAGAAAGTTAGTCATATAGTATGTGTACACAAATATAAAGTGACTTAGAAGTGTTTAAgcgtttaaaaactaaaaacactGTGTATATACTGCTTAATTAGATGTCAGTATCTCggatgctaactactaactcactgttaaaaaaaaaaaaactaccttCGACACTTTAATTTGGTCATGTGATGATCGtgttatagttattattaattttatatatatatatatagatttagagCTATAACAAGTTCATACTATCGTGGAGCACTAGGCGCTATGTTGGTCTATGACATAACACGAAGGGTAACCTTTGAAAACTTGAGGAAATGGTTACATGAGCTAAGGGAGTATGGAAATCGCGACATGGTGATTATTCTTGTTGGCAATAAATCCGACTTGGTTGACGCTAGAGAAGTAAAGGCCGAAGACGGTCAAAGTCTTGCTCAACTTGAGGATTTATGTTTTATGGAGACTTCTGCAAAAGAGAATTTAAATGTAGAAGATGCATTTCTTCAAATGATCacaaaaatatttgaaattgCAAGTCAAAAAAGCCTTGAAGCCAAGGAAAAAGAACCAACAAAGCAAGCTCTTGATGGGagaaaagaaattatatatgttgtgGATGAAGTAAGTGCTACTAAACAAACTAATTGTTGTAcaagttgattaattagttgAATAGAATGTTTGtatcattttaaattttcaaaatagtaTGACCATATTGAAAGCAACCTTGTTTTATATtgtaaaagagaaagaaaatgaacGACTACATTATAATTAAGGTGCAtccaaaatttttttaagaaagtaAAAACCACATTCgaatatgatatttttatagtTTGATTACGCGTTTATCCAATTGAAGCAAATCTGATCTTAAGTTCTCTCaactaaaataattatcaaatatCTTAATTTCGAGCCatttacattataaaacaacaaatcacaaaagTCAAACTGTAGTAGTGTAACTGTTGGTATTAAAAGTTACTGTAAATGGCCAATGGTGTCGAAAGTTGTTCAAGGTGTATGCATAATGCATGTAGCTTCCTAAATCGTTTTGCTAAACAAATTACGTTTAGATTATGATAGCAAATAATTACACTTGTATATCATATTCAACGTGTAAATAtccaacaaataataaaatggGCCAGAAAACTATTTATGGGCCAACCCAACCTGCCCATTTCGACTCTTCAACTATATCTGCTCTAACTCTAACTCATCTTTGACATGTTGTCCAACACAACCCAACTCCCATCTTACTGACAGTAAAAATAAgcccgaccaccaccatgaggCAGGAGCATTACTTTTTGTCGCTCACCCATTGATACGTATTACTGTATTCAattcaaatttgaaaataatCCAAAAATTTGAAGGATTCGTATTCAAAACCTCTTGTATATTCCTCATATGCCCGCACATGTTTTTGTTAATGGATAAATGAGATAGATATTTTAAGTAtatcaatttattttttgagATTTTAAGGAAAAGATtctctttttataaaatatttataaaatagataGATTATAAAATGAGATAGATATTTTAGGTATATcaattcatcttttgagattttaaagaAAAGATTCCCTTTTTATAAGGTATTTATAAAATAGATagattatatatcaaaaacagTCCAAATCAATTATAGAAACCCAAACAGTATAAATACAAAGAAGCAAAAATAAAGAATTGCTCATCAAACATACAAAAAACCATCGAAAATACATAAGTAAATCTCAGTTTTTATTGTCACTTTCTTTCATCAACTACACGTTTTTCAAAATTCATCAAGGTTTACccataaagacaaaaagttacCTCaagtttaacatatttttaactATAGCATTAAGATGTTATCTTTGTTTCCGATATTATTAGACCGTGTATTATTAGCATTGTATTATTAATTAGGTCTCTTATGTAATTATTAGAGAGCTGGTGGTAATTAAATGTAAGTTATAACTTTataaactagattaatacccggtcagTGACCGGGTTACCaagttaacttatatatatatatagagagagagagagagagagagacgattTGATATATATCAATGTTTTTAATAGTTGACCTTACCCAAATTCCACTTGAAACCCACCCGGGAAAAATGGGTTAGGGTTATAAAATCTTGACCCGATAATCTGTCAACTTAATTTTTTTGGGTAGGGGTAGAAGTCAGTGTCAGTGTCGGGTTGACCTCTTGGGTTAATAGGTCAACCatcaacccaaaaatattttaaatttatataaatattttaaataagtcGACCTACTAGCTCATTTGATCTGACAGCCTACAACCCATTTTGTTGGAAATTAATATGCCAACCCACCAACCATATGACCTGAAATCAACTCATCAAACCATTTAACCAtcaacctaatttttttttgattggTGGTTCGGTTTGAGATGGCAGGTTTTGGTTTAGATTTTCAAGCCGATTTTGCTATTAGGTCGAGTTCGGGGTTAAGTATTTTTAACCCGTCAACCCATTTACCCGAACTtggtataattatattatattgatgGGTAGGGGTAGGTGTCGATGGCGATGTCGGTGTCGGGTTGACTTTTTGGGTTAATAAGGCACCGGCCAatccaaaaacattttaaattttaaatattttaaattagtCAACCCATCAACTCATTTGATCTTACAACCCATGACCCAATTTACTTGAAATCAATCTGTCATTTGCACCAACCATATGACTCGAAATACCCACCAAACAATTTAACCCACCAACCCGATTTTTTATAGATAGGTGGTTCAGTTTAGGCTGACAAGTTTTGGTTGAGATTTTCAAGTCTATTTTGATATTAGGTTAACTTCGGGTTAAGTATTTTTAACCCGTCAACTTGTTCACCCAAATctgatataattatattatagttataatttaaaatttagatCTATATGGATTAAAATacactttaaatatatatatatatatatatcaattaacaATAAGCTTGATACAAAATACATATTAAAGACTTTCAATTGTAAACTTAATAGACAAATATACAAGAATATAACCGTGAAAAGCTTTTCTAATTAaacataacacaaataataattgaggaagttaaattaaaaattgaattaaatatacaagttagatggggaaaaaaaagaggCGTTTTTTCCACTTTACCCACAATTAACGTGGACGTCACTTGgaacaaattttttttccccctaGAGTATGTATTATGCATATTTATTCATGGATATCCAAGACAGGTTGTGTAAcatgattacaaaaataatacatttaataaaattaaaaatgttaccatatttaaaatagtcaaagttgactttttatttcaatggttaagattaagttgtgttttattttcattggttttgattaaaagttatatttattttttttctcttagttctaccaacaatatatatatatatatatatatatcatcatcagtTAATGTAAAGCATGGTTTGTATATTGTATCCATGTTTCTCTTCGATGCTTAAGCTTGATAGTATACTTTTAACATGTAAAATTAATAGAAACCCACATAAGAAATATTACATTAATGTTCAATAGTTCTTGGTAGTGGTAAACGTAGTTTGGACTTTGGAGTGATGGGTTGAAATCTAAAACGCGTTTTGGAAGTTTGGTTAAATAAAACGAAGTAATTATCAAGAAGTCTTGACATTAAAAGGTTACCATATATAGAATAGGCAAATTTGACTTTTAGTTTAGATGGTTgagatttatttgtttattaatttcaatGGCTAATATCAtgttacaaatatatttttttctctttgcgATGGAAaccatgaatatatataattaatatcaaTGAGAAAAGGAAAAACCACATACGTGGTTGTGATCTTAGAGACATTCTTATGGTGTAGCACTTCCATTGCTTCCTTGAACTCTTTCTCATGCTCTAAAGTAGAGAAAACTATAAGACGTGCTACTTTTTCAAATCTTAGCTAGATTTCAAGGTATATATATCGAGAAAATAGAGAGCGATTTCTTCTTACTTTTTACTTATAAATTGGTCGGATTggggttatgttttatatatctCCAATCGGTCAAGTGAGTCACACGAGCTAATGATTTTCAAAGTTGCCCATCATGGTATATTTCTGTTTGAAATCATTACTTTAGATCGAGAGGAACTTATCtacactatattataaaaaaaatttaactacaggatgaaaaatatgaaaacaacaaACTACATGGGTGATTTTAACTAACCGAAGAAGAAATAAAGTGAAATGACAAAAATGCCACTCACATGACCTGCACGTAGGAAGACTTGACAAAAGTAGAGATGAAAGGCAAACCATAAGAATAATTTTGGCCAAAACGTtaactaaaagatgaaaacCGCAAAGATTACTCGTAATCTAGAACAAGATTGTGATTAACACTATGTTTTTGAGTTCCATTTTAAAGGAAAAGAATTGAAATGAATCAAATGATGAGATGAGAAAATAAGAGAGATaatcctttcaaatcatcccaaatatgagagaaagattttaaaaaaaaaaataactaaaaaatccTTTCAAATCATATCACTTTATTTCCTttctatcattaaaaaaaaattcaagaactCAATTCATACAAAAATCATTtagattcattttttttttctatctaaaaaaaactcaagaacatagtgtaAGTGTCTCCTAACGGGAAGGTCCAACATAGTTTTCATGTCTCCCTGGTAATGATCATTAAGGCGAAACAATCTCATCAAAATTGAGTGTTGTTTTGTTCTAAACAAGAAGACTAATATATGTATCGCAGGAAACTTCAGAGACCATGTTGGGTCAATCTGAATATTAAGTTATGTATATAGAAATTTATGAGGTAAATAATGATACTACACTACTAAAAAAGgcttaaaaaggaaaaattaaatcgactattaacatttatatttataagaaCTTATGTACTAGGCGCcgttcgggaaaaaaaaaaattatgtactaACTACGGTATGTATAATTAGTAACGTATACTAAAAAGCTGAAAAAAGGATAATGAAAAAACGAAAAAATTGAACATATTAATTAAAGCAAATAATTTCTAGGCATCGCTTTAAAAATGGATGATTTACAAAAAGGACAACTTAACTCACAATCATCCATGATCATTTTTCTAAGACATGTCGTATGGTAGACATGACCACACCTACTAAGTTGACTTACTACATCGTCTTTCTCGTATTCTTTCAAGCAAAGAAAGCAAGTCAAGTCGAACGTTATATCACGGCCTCTTCGGTCTCGCAAGTCTCCAAACCGAATGACAGGAAGGTCCAACATAGCTGATTTCATGTCTTGCTGATGATCATGATCAAGGTGAAACAATCTCATCATGATTGTGACTAAGTGTTGTTTTGATCTAAACAACAAGACTAATATACAACTATAGAACAAAATTATATCATAAGAATCTTCATATGAATCATAAGAATCTTCATATGCCATTTCGGGTCATTCTGAATATTATTGATATTCTTGAATTTGTTGTGAGACTAATTAAGTTATGTCTATGGGAATTTATGAGGAAAAGTTTTTGGTTGAGATAGATATATGGAAAGTCAAATGGGAAACACAATTCCAAAAGTAGGTCGCCAAAACAAAGATTATTATGGATAATAAACTTAAACATGCTTTTATTTGTGAAGTAATGTTTTAATATGTGGTGAAAGTGAAACTATCAGATAGATAGTTCTGGAATTTTGTAGATCTCATTAATCTCTTTGTCTATTGCTACATTATTGTGGACACGCAGCAGATATAAATGTTTTGAGTTATTGCGAGCGATAGTACCCGCGTCTAGTGCATTTATACTTAAATTTTACAAACTTATAGATGAAATCACaggtttaaaaatatatttatatgaaaattacattaaaattacaaagttttttttttcctagtttcgaataaagttttttttttaattttttatttttattcaaagcAACCCTCTCCACCATACCACAGGTAGGTGGTTCTCTGAATTGGGCCCACAATATGCCAATTCGATAAGCATTAAGcattctaaatttctaatgaAAAATTCCAGTAGGTTCTTAGGTCCTGACcattcaaaaatttaatttgtattCAACAAGGATCGAAACCTAGCtcacttaaaagaaaaaaaaaaaatccgtCAAATTAAAAGTAATTAGAGTGGTAAAATTAACCATTGATTTaagggaaaattacacttttggtccctaaaCTTGatacgtttttcacttttagtcaccaaacttcaaaaattgcaaattatacattgaacttgtcactttttttcacttttggttaCTGCGCCCAGTTTCGTTAGTTTTGCTCCGTTAAGTTGTCcagattcgttagtttttttttccacttttcgtccttcccaTTATGCCATAACTAAAATTGATAATCGACAAACTTCAGTGATTAAAAGTATAATTTACctacttattttatatataccttattcgtccaattttaaatgttattattttgattttttcttagtatttttacttttaactttgactctAAACATTTTTATCTGTAATATATAGTAGCTGGTGTAAAttaaatcaatgaaaaatatatttaaaaattagttcattattatatgttttataacatatttatataacacaaaaatatttacggttaaatcaTAAGGCGTTATAGATTATCAGAAAAACCTACAACACGTTACTTTAGATAAATattacaatatcttatttttattttcgtttattaataattaataaaatgaattaagaaaaactatataagaagactcaaaattcaaacatagtcactaaataaatctatctttataaataaacatttcaataacaattatttcatcgtcgttaaaaataaaaaacaattatttcacCTAATTAAACTACTGAGTAAAccgtaaacataaaaaaattgtttcaaaacataataaatgaatatgtattttcactaatcggccaaaacaatatataagatgtgaagttggaccgattatcgattttagttatggaataataggaaggacgaaaagtggaaaaaaaattaacgaatctgggcaagttaacggagaaaaac includes the following:
- the LOC122610886 gene encoding ras-related protein RABA6a-like — encoded protein: MAGSLFDEECDYLFKMVLIGDSAVGKSNLLSRFAKDEFRLDSKPTIGVEFAYRNVKIKDKIAKAQIWDTAGQERFRAITSSYYRGALGAMLVYDITRRVTFENLRKWLHELREYGNRDMVIILVGNKSDLVDAREVKAEDGQSLAQLEDLCFMETSAKENLNVEDAFLQMITKIFEIASQKSLEAKEKEPTKQALDGRKEIIYVVDEVSATKQTNCCTS